ACGGTTTTTAAGAGAGTGGATTTACCAATCCCGTTTTGTCCAATGACAGCTACGCGATCTCCCTTGTTTACTTGCAATGAAATGTTTTTAACCATGGTTTTAGTTGGGTAGCCAATGGTTAAGTTATTTAAGATTAGTACTTCTTTACCAGATGGTCGTTCACTCTGAAAGTTAATCCGCACCTTACTTTGATGCTTAGGAGGATTGATGCGATCAATTTTGGCTAACTGTTTACGCCGGCTTTGGGCTCGTTTGGTAGTAGTTGCCCGAACAATATTTTTTTGGATGAATTCTTCATCCTTTTTAATTTGCTCTTGCTGTTTTTCATAGGCCTGCTCTTGCTGCTGATCACGTAATTGACGCTGTGCTAAATAATCAGAGTAGTTACCTTTAAAAGTAGTTAATTTACCAAAGCGTAATTCGAAAATTTGATTAGCTAAATGATCCAAAAAGTATTGGTCATGCGAAACCGTTAGAATTGCTCCAGAATATCCTTTAAGATAGTTTTCAAGCCAATCCAAGGTATCAATATCTAAATAGTTAGTCGGTTCGTCTAGCAGTAATAGCGGAGGTTTGCGCAACAACAGCTTAACGAAAGCCAAACGAGTTTTTTCACCACCAGAAAGGCTCGCAATTTGCTTAGACCAAGTTGGTTGTGGAAAATTAAAACCATTGAGAATGCTCTTGATGTCAGCTTGGTATGTGTAGCCACCACGCTGTTCGAAGTCAAATTGTAATTGATCGTATTGCATTAATAAGTCTTTATTTTCTGGATGTTGAGCAATTTGTTCTTGCATAGATTGGATTTTAGAGTTGAGTTTAATTAAGCTCTCAAAAACGCCTAGCATTTCGTTCCAAATTGTTTTTTCTTCGTTTAGACCGTTTTCCTGTGCAATATAGCCAACGTCGACATTTTTATTGATAGTGAATTCGCCATGAGTTGAACTTTCTTGTCCAGTCATAATTTTCAGCAGAGTGGTTTTGCCAACTCCGTTTGAGCCGACTAAGCCAATTCTGGCATTATCAGCAATAGAAAAATTCACATTTTTAAATAGTATATTAGCACCGAATTGTTTTTCGATATCATGTCCTTGTGCAATTATCATTTATTTCACCTAAAAACTATTTTAGCATAAAGCCGGATTTTATTGGATAGTCTTAAAGGTAAAAAGTCATGGTTAATTATTAGTAGTTCGCTGCTTTTCGGCTAGCTTACGGTTGATTTTGTTAATTGATAATCGCTCAAAGAAAATCACAATTGCCCAGATTAACAGATAAATAGCAAAAAAGGCTCCACCAAAGGTTAAAATATTAGTAGGACTGGTGATCCAGCCATTATAGGCGATCATGGCAACTACTAGCGCAAAGGTAGCACTAAAGTGGATCAGCAATGTCTTAATGGTAATCCCTTGACTAAAGAGGTGGGTTAAAAGTCCAATTAGAAAACTCATAATCCAAATACTGATAATATTTTTGGCTGTTGGAAATGCAGACTGTATCTTAAATAGTAGAATCAACAAGTATGAAAAAGAGCCAAAGCCAATCCCAGTAGTACCGTTGACAAGAATATTGATAATTTTTTGTTTCATTTTTAATCTCCTAAATGCCTAAAAAATGCATTAAATCCTTTACGTACTTGCGACTAACGCTAGTCGTAAGCTGATGAGCCAGTTTTGCTGTCAGGTTACCAGAAAAACTGTCTTCTAAGGCTAATAAGTAATCAACATTAATGATGGCATGTCTTGAAACTTGCAAGAAGTGTTTAGGCGTTAGCTTTTGATGAAAACTGACTAGAGTTTCTTTAGTTTTAAGAATGCCATCAACTGTATAAATTACTAACAGATTATCGACAAGATCCACTAAAATGATCGATTTAGTTTTGACCATGTTAAGCTGTTGCGAAGTTTTGACAGGAATGATGTCACTTTTTTCTGCTTGAAAATGTTCAAGAGCCGCCATAATAGCTGCTGCTTTATCAGTTTGTTTTGCCGCTTGAATGATAATTGTTGGCTCTTGTGGATCAATTTCTGGATTAGTTTCAAAAATTAACTTCACGTTCTCACCTCCTTAACTTATATGCCAATTGTACTGATTGCTGGCCAGTTTGTCTGTAAGATTGAGACAAGTGGTTAGCTGAAGCAGGCAAAAAGTAAGCTTAGCAGGTTAAGCGGTGTCGAAAATCGCCAGAAAATTTGCAAAGTTATCCGTAGATTGTGAAAAAAATATTTGCAAATAGCTAAGCTTCACGGGTACAATAAGGATAATTAATATTTAGTTCACAAATAAAATCTGGGAGGCTTTTTAAATAAATGGAAACAATTAAAATTCCAACGGCAACGGCCAAGCGGTTACCGCTTTATTATCGGTACTTAATTATTTTGAATGATAGCGGTAAGGAGAAAGTATCTTCAACTGAATTATCTGAAGCTGTTCAAGTTGATAGTGCTTCAATTCGGCGCGACTTTTCTTATTTCGGCGCATTGGGTAAGCGAGGTTATGGTTATGACGTCAAAAGTTTGCTGACCTTTTTTAAGAAAATTTTGAACCAAGACACCTTAACTAATGTGGCATTGGTTGGTGTTGGTAATTTGGGTCATGCGCTGCTCAACTACAACTTTAAGCGTAGCAATAATATTCGGATTTCTTGTGCCTTTGATATCAATGAAAAAATCACCGGTAAGATACTGAGTGGTGTACCGGTTTATGGGATGAGTGAGCTAACTAAACAACTCAGTGATCAACAAATTTCGATCGCTATCTTAACTGTGCCAGCTAATACCGCGCAAAAGACGGCTGATGAAATGATCGAGTCTGGAATCAAAGGAATTATGAATTTCACTCCAATCAGACTTTCGGCACCAAGTGGCGTGCGCATTCAAAATGTTGATTTGGCAACAGAATTGCAGACGCTGATTTATTTCTTGGATGCTGATAAGGCTGATGAAGATAAGTAATTTGGGTATTTGCCATGGCAAGATTTCATGATAAAAGCAGAAATTAGCACTTTAACCAAAAAAGTGCTAATTTTTACTTGCATTCTATTTCAAAAGGGGTTATTATCATATTTGTAGGTTGGCACTTGGGTAATAAGAGTGCTAATAATTATTAAAAAGTTAAAATTTTGATTATAGGAGGGACAAACGTGTTACAACCAATCGGTGATCGCGTGATCGTAAAAGTTAAAGAAGAAGAAGAAAAGACTGTTGGCGGTATCGTCCTAGCTTCCAACGCTAAGGAAAAACCAACTGAAGGTGAAGTTGTTGCTATCGGCCAAGGTAACTTTGCAGATAATGGCGATAAGATTCCAATGACCGTTAAAAAGGGTGACGTTGTTCTTTACGACAAGTATTCAGGTACTGATGTCAAATATGAAGGCGAAAAATATTTAGTTCTTCATGAAAAAGATATTTTGGCAATTGTTGAATAGTTAAGGAGTGAATTAAGAATGGCAAAAGATATTAAATTCTCAGAAAAAGCAAGACGTTCCTTATTAAAGGGTGTTGATAAGTTAGCTGACACTGTTAAGACTACCATTGGTCCTAAGGGTAGAAATGTTGTTTTAGAGCAATCATACGGCAACCCTGATATTACTAATGATGGTGTAACAATTGCTAAGTCAATCGAATTAAAAGATCACTATGAAAACATGGGTGCTAAGTTAGTTGCTGAAGCTGCACAAAAGACTAATGACATTGCTGGTGATGGTACTACTACTGCTGTTGTCTTAACTCAAGCAATTGTACGTGAAGGGATGAAGAACGTAACTGCTGGTGCCAACCCGGTTGGTGTTCGTCGCGGTATTGAAAAAGCTACTAGTGCTGTAGTTGATGAATTACACAAGTTAAGTCACGATGTTTCTTCTAAAGATCAAATCGCGCAAGTTGCTTCTGTATCTTCAGCTTCTACAGAAGTTGGTGATTTAATCGCTGAAGCAATGGAAAAAGTTGGCAATGACGGTGTTATTACTATCGAAGATTCACGTGGAATTGAAACTGAATTGTCAGTAGTTGAAGGTATGCAATTTGATCACGGTTACTTATCACAATACATGGTAACTGACAACGATAAGATGGAAGCAGATTTGGATAATCCTTACGTCTTAATCACTGATAAGAATATTTCTAATATTCAAGATATTTTGCCATTGTTACAAGAAATTGTACAACAAGGTAAGTCATTATTGATTATTGCTGATGATGTTTCTGGTGAAGCATTACCAACCTTAGTTTTGAACAAGGTTCGTGGAACTTTCAACGTGGTAGCTGTTAAGGCTCCTGGCTTTGGTGACCAACGTAAAGAACAATTGCAAGATATTGCTGCTTTGACTGGTGGTACAGTGATTACCGATGATCTTGGTCTTGACCTTAAGGACACTAAGATTGAGCAATTAGGTCAAGCTCGCCGGATTACTGTAACTAAGGACTCAACTACGATCGTTGATGGTAGCGGAGCTGCTGATGCAATCAAGGATCGTGAAGATTCAATTAGAAAGCAAATCGAAGAATCAACTTCAGACTTTGATAAGAAGAAGTTGCAAGAACGTCTTGCTAAATTAACTGGTGGTGTAGCGGTTATCCACGTAGGTGCTGCTACTGAAACTGAATTAAAGGAACGTCGTTACCGGATCGAAGATGCCTTGAACTCAACTCGTGCTGCGGTTGACGAAGGTTACGTTGCCGGTGGTGGTACTGCTTTAGTTGATGTTAAGGGTGCCGTTAAGGATCTTAAGGGTGATACTCCAGATGAACAAACTGGTATCAACATCGTTTTGACTGCTTTAACTGCTCCAGTTCGTCAAATTGCTGAAAATGCTGGTGAAGATGGTTCAGTTATCTTGAACAAGCTTGAAGAACAGGATAATGAAATTGGCTATAACGCAGCTGATGGCGCATGGGAAAACATGGTTGAAGCTGGAATTATCGACCCAACTAAGGTTACTCGGACTGCTTTGCAAAATGCTGCTTCAATTGCTGCATTATTGCTGACTACTGAAGCTGTTGTAGCTGATATTCCTGAAGACAAGCCTGCTGCCGATCCAAATGCTGCAGCTGCTGGTGCCCCAGGGATGATGTAATTAAATAGTTAATATTTTAAAAGAGCCACTCGATTGAGTGGTTCTTTTTGTGTGTAATAAAATTAATTGAATAAATAGGAAAGTTGCTTAATTTGTTGTTTTAATACTGTAGCAATATCGCTAGCTCCGATTTCGTTTAATAAATTGATATAATAATCTGTTTGTTGCAGATTTTTATCACAAAAAGCAAGTTCAGTTTTGCATAATAGCAACTTTTCAAATTGATTATTCTCTTTTGCAAGTTTGGCAGCTAAAGTTAGTGTCTTTTTTGCGAGAAAAATATCGTGGTTATCTAAATGGATATTAGCTAAGTTGATTAATGTATTACATTTTAAGCTCTTAAGAAATGGATAGTGATTATCTATTTCGTTTAATATTGTAGTAATAATTTGAATATTAGTTTTGTTGTCGAAAGCATAAGCAATCATATTTAATAAGGCGATGTCGAATATTGTCAGTGTTTTTATTTTTGCTAAGTAATTGTACCAAATAGGTTGGACCAATTTTTTAGCTTTCGATAAGTTATGCTGCTGACTAAGTAACAGTTGAGCTTGTAAGACTGTTCTGATTCGCTTAATATCATCGTCATTGTAAATACTTGAACACTCCTTTATTAGTGAATTTATTTTCTCTATTTCTGTATTAGAGCTGATGTTAAAGAAATGGTATAAAATTTGTTCTTTTTTTGAAGCTGAGTAATTACGTTGAATATATTCAAATTCTGTAGCACTAACACCTAAGCGAGAGATGAGCATACTAGCAACTTGTTGAGAAGGATAGGATACACCACTCTCGATTCTTGATAATCTGCTACGATCAAAGATTCCCTTAGCTAAATCCGTTTGACTAATAGAAAGTGATGTTCGTAATTTTCGAAAAGTTTGTCCGAAGTCTTCCATAGTAATACTCCTTTTTATTACATTATATATCATATAAGACTACTTGCAAATACAAATAAATAGTGTCAAAAACGCACAGTTATTATTTTTAATACGAGTTATTATAGATGCAAGGACATTTACCGATGAGTACTTAGATATTTTGTTCTGTTATATATTATTTTAGTGAATTTATAATGATATTTTTTAAACACAATTTTTGGGGTAAAGCAATACTAGTAGCCGGAACTGTGGTAGCATTAAGTGGAACTGCAGTTGTGGGAGCTGCAAAAGGTACATGGACTGTTTCTTCTGAAACAGTTAGTGCACATGGTGATTGGAGTTCTTATGGTTCTCCTAATACTAAAAAGAACAATTCTAATATAGCATCATTTAACGGTAATTCTATACCTAATCAGTTAGGTTATAGTGTAAGACTAATTAATAGTAATGCATCACTAAAATCGGGAAAAACTGGCTTGTATAGAGATCAGACTACATATGGGAGCAACAATACTGAAACAGTTAATTATAAGTATTATGCTGATATTCGTTTTAGTTTGATTAGAACGGTGAGCGTAAGTTGGGGGAGTAGTTTTATGCCAAAAAGGACTAAAAAGATAATCATCATTGCTATAATATTTTATTTGTTATTGATAACCGCATATACATTTGCTACCTTTAAAGATAAGGCTGGTCTTTTAAAGAGAGGCAATATTTCCGTACATGCTTTTTTTGAGCTTCAATCGGGATTAAGTGACAATGTTGTACTTGACGTAGTGCAAATGTTTCTTTTTCCACTACTTGGTTCTGTTTTGTTTATTTATTTAAAGAATAATAGCATGGTAAATATTCAACAGCGTATTGATTATAGAGGATTTCTTAAACGAGGAATAAGCACTACCTTTTTAGCTGGTGCTGGAATCTCTTTACTAACCAATATTTATGAAATGGGTTTAATTAACTGGTTTTATTATCCGTTTATTTATGATTTTAACGATCCTTTTTTAAATGGTATCAGACCTGGAAACTTTACTAACAATGACTTAACGGAAATTATTTTATTTATCATATTTGCAGCGCTTGGTTGGGGTGTTTTTGCTGTTTTTATTTTTAGTGTGGGTTTGTTTGTTCGGAAAACGGCTTTATACTTTGCAATGGGACCTGTCTTAGGTTTAATGTTAATTTTACTAGTAACTTTGAGTAATATGAGTAGTTGGGCTTGGCGAGCATTCTATTTTTCTTGGCTTCCGTACACTTTAATCGCGCCTGGTCAGTATACGCTTATAGGTATGGCTCCGCCGATTAGGCCCGGACTATCATTTGTAATTGCTGCTATGATTTATTTAGCAGTAGCAGCGCTTTTGATTAGTATCTGGTGTAAAAAACAGAGAAAAGGGGCCTAATCATGCAAGCTAACATGTTTGGCAAAAGTTAATTTAACTAGTTTAATTATCGCATTACTGAGATTAATAGTTGGCATAAGTTAGGGAGTAGTTTTATGCTGAAAAGAACTAAAAAAATCATAAGTATAACAATAATATTATATTTTTTTCTAATAACTTGTCATACTTTTGTATCTATTAAAGATGGGCAAGGCATTCTTAGTGCAGGGGGAAATATTTCTGTTAGTATATTTTTTGAAATGCAAGCTGGGGGTGGTAATGGGTCTGAAATAGTCGATTTGACGATGATGGCAGTATTATCGGTTATTGGATCAGGATTATTTATTTATATAAAAAATAATAATATGTTTGATAGTGTTCAACAGAGATTGCGCTATAAACGATTCTTAATGAAAAGCGTTATTACTACTTTTTTAGCTGCTACTGGATTATCCATATTTACTAATCTGTATGAAATGAGTTTAATTAATTGGTTTTATTTTCCATTTACATATAAAATGAATGATCCCTTTTTGAGATCGCATCGACCTAGTAACTTTACAAATAATGATTTCGTAGAAATACTATTATTCATTATACTTGGTGCTGTTGGTTGGGGAATTTTTGCTATTTTTATTTTTAGTATTGGTTTGTTTGTGCGTAAGAATGCATTTTATATAATTGTTGGTCCGATTATTGGGCTGGTACTAATTTTATTACCAATTTTAGGTAATATACATAGTCTAATTTGGCGAGTATTTTCGTATTCTTGGTTTGTCTATACTCTAATTGCTCCCGGACAGTATACTTTTATCAGTGAAGCTCCACCGATTAAGCCGGGACTATCATTTATAATTGCTGCTATGATTTATTTAGCAGCAGCAGTGCTTTTGATTAGTATCTGGTACAAGAAGCAGCGAAAAGAGGCTTAATCATGCAAGCTAAACATGTTTGGCGAAAGCTAAGCTTAACTAGTTTAATTATCACGTTGCTTGGCTTATGGGGTGGTTGGTATTTAACTACACAAAGTGAGCCTGCCACGATGGAATTACCCAATGCCTATCTTAATGCCAATTTAGTATCGCTGTACTTGCAGCCAGCAGTCTTAATTTTAATTTACAACCAGATTTTAACTTTTCGTAAAATCAACTTATTGGTTGGCGTGCGGCAATGGACTAATAAGATGATTGCCCGTTTGTTAATCTTGGCAACGCTAGATTGTCTACTCTTCTGTGCTGGACTGATAATTCCTTATCTGATGACTGATTTTCCATTCTTTCGTAATGGTAGCCCTCTGCTGGGTACGGCATTACTGCTGTTACATGTTGCGGTGCTGATCTTAATGGCTTGGCTACTAGTTGGTGCCTATCAAATGCGCTATCCGCAATTATTGTTATTCATCGTTATTATTATCGATTTGGTGTATCATTTCTATTTTGAAAAGCAGGCTTTGATACTGTATAGTCCGCTATATGATCCACTATACCGAGCAGTTCATCGGATTTATGGTGGATATTAATGGAGAATTATTATGTTAGAAATTAAACAGATAAAAAAGTCATTTGGTCGCAAGCAAGTTTTACAAGATGTGACACTATCCGCTCAAGCTGGTGAGTTGATTCATATTTCAGGAATTAATGGCTCAGGCAAGTCAACGATCTTTAAAATTGTAACTGGTCTGCTAAAGCCCGATAGTGGCACAGTCAAGTTGGGACAAAACGATGTTATTGGCGCCTTAATTGAGAATCCCGGTTTTCTGGAATATGAATCCGCAATGACCAATCTTCAGTTCTTGGCTAATCTTAACCATAATTTTAATGAAGCAAAAGTTAGCGAATTACTGCAATATTTCGAACTAGATCCAGCGGATAATCAAGCTATTGCTAAGTATTCGGTTGGTATGCGGCAAAAAGTGGGTATTATTCAAGCAGTTATGGAAGATCAAAATATTATTTTGCTTGATGAGCCGACTCGCGGGATTGATCAAGCAAGTATTAGACAATTTGCTAATTTGCTAATCAAACTTAAGCAAGAGAATAAAACGGTAATTGTTGCTAGTCATGACCGAATTGCCGAAATTAAATATGATCGCCGTTTAAATTTGCAGGGCGGTGTACTTAGTGATGAAGATGAATAAGAAGCGAATCTTTCTGGCTTATGCTGCTGTCAGTGCTTTGTTAGTCTGTTTAGCGCGTGTGAATTGGTCTAGCTATCTATCTGCTGCCAAGTTATGGCAGATTAATTTTGCCTGGATTACTAAGCCGATGGTATTTGCCTTATTAGCGACTAACTTGGTTTTCTTTGATTCTCTAGCAGTTTGGTTGCCACGAAGTGGGCTACATAATATTAGTCCGCTAATGCAGGTTCGCAAACCGACTTTTAAACAACTAATAAAAAATATTGCCCCACAGGTTTGGCAATACTTAGTCATCTTCTTGTTGGTACATGTATTTGCCTTTGACTACGGTAACTGGGGTTATTCATTATTAACGTTGCTAGGTTTGAGTCTGCTATGGCTAGCGTGTACTTTTTGTCCGGTTTATCATTGGCCAGTCGGAGTGCAAAATTTATTGGTCATGATAGGCTTTTTTGGAGTTAGGCTAGCTCTGTGTTATTGGATAATTTAATTAATTTATTATGGTTTGTAAATAGATAATTAAATAATTTTAAAAAATTGCTTGTGATGAGCAATTTTTTGTTTTTGGTAATTTCTTTGCTATGGCACTAAACAAGGTGCTATAATTAGTGCTATAAAAAGACTGTATGGAGGTATAAAATGGTTTTAGCAAGTAGAATAAATGTACCGTTAACTTCAATCTCTGAAATAAAAAAAGCACCAATGACGGCTTTTTCATTGTCAAAAAAAACGCAGGAGCCAGTCTATGTTCTTAATAATAATAAGGAAGTTGGGGTTGTGTTAGACATAGACCAGTATAATTCAATCGTTGATTTTATTGAAAAAGCTCAGGCTATAATTGATAATGTGGCTGAGGATGCTTATCAAGAGAAAATTGAACAACGGATAAACTCAGATAAAGACTCAAATCTTTCTAATGAAGAAGTTCTTGGTAAAAATTGGCGAAAAAATTTGGAACAAATTCCGGATGAGTGGGATTAATGTATCAGTTATCATGGTTTAAAGAAGCGGTAACGGAGTATCAAAAATTAGATGGTTCTCAAAAACTCCAAATTAAAAAAGGGATTGCGAGAATTACTGAACGTGGTATGCAGGCTGGTAAGCTACTTGCAAAGAAAAAATATGATTTGTCAATGTGTCGTGAAATTAAGATGCGACGATTAGGTTTAAGAATAGTTTTTAAACAAAATAATCAAGCAATTCAGATTATCGATATTGTCTGTGTGGGTAAACGTTCTGATGAAGCAGTATATGAGCAGGCAGCAAAATTATTAGGATTATTACCTTAATTCTTAAAATCTTACTTTGACAGCTAACTCTTTTTTTAATATCATATAGAGATAATATTTTAACACTATCTTAACACGTGTGGTGAGTAAATAAAATGAAGATTTTAGTAACGGGATTTGATCCTTTTGGTGAAGATAAGATTAACCCAGCAATTGAAGCAGTTAAACGCTTAGATGATGAAATTGCTGGTGCAAAAATTGTTAAGCTAGAAATTCCTACTGTTTTTGGTGAATGTGCTGAAGTAGTGCATGAAGCAATTGTCAAGCATCAACCTGATTACGTCTTAAATATTGGTCAAGCTGGTGGTCGTTATGCTTTGACTCCAGAACGGGTAGCAATTAATTTTGACGATGGTCGGATTAAAGATAATAAGGGCTATCAGCCACTAGCCACACCAATTCATGAAGATGGACAAAATGCATACTTCACGCAATTACCGGTTAAAGCAATTGCGCGAGCAATTCGGGGTGTTGGTGTGCCAAGTGTGGTTTCAACTACTGCTGGCACCTATGTTTGCAACCATATTATGTATCAAGTTCAGTATATGATTGATAAGGAATTTCACGGGTTAAAGGCCGGATTTATTCATATTCCATTTTTGCCTGAGCAAGTTGTTGATCGCCCAGATACTCCTAGCTTGAGTTTAGCAGATGATGTTAAAGGTATTACTGCAGCCATTGAAGCAATTGTTAAGATGGATGGCAAGGAAGATATTGCTAGCATTGAAGGACATATAGCTTAACTAAAAAATTTCCCACTAACAAATATTTAAGGATTTGTTAGTGGGATTTTTCTTTTACTATTGCCTTTAGCGTATAATAGTAATGATAAATAAAATAAAGAAGAGGAACAAATGGTTAATTCAAGTACGACGCCTATGATGGAACAATATTATGAAATTAAAAAGCAATATCCCGATGCTTTTCTGTTTTATCGGGTCGGAGACTTTTATGAGTTGTTTGAAGATGATGCAGTTAAAGGTGCGCAGCTTCTTGAGCTGACTCTGACACATCGCTCAAATAAAACTGCCAATCCAATTCCTATGGCAGGTGTGCCCCATGTAGCAGTTGATTCATACGTTGATACTTTAGTTGATAAAGGCTATAAGGTAGCTTTGTGTGAGCAACTGGAAAATCCTAAAGATGCTAAAGGGATGGTTAAGCGTGGAATTATTCAGCTGGTTACACCAGGTACCAAGATGAATGATAAGCCTAGTGAAGCAAAAGACTTTAATTATTTAACTTCAGTCATTACTACCAAAAGCGGCTTCGGATTAGCTTATAGCGATCTATCAACTGGTGAAATTTTTG
This DNA window, taken from Lactobacillus sp. ESL0684, encodes the following:
- a CDS encoding ABC-F family ATP-binding cassette domain-containing protein → MIIAQGHDIEKQFGANILFKNVNFSIADNARIGLVGSNGVGKTTLLKIMTGQESSTHGEFTINKNVDVGYIAQENGLNEEKTIWNEMLGVFESLIKLNSKIQSMQEQIAQHPENKDLLMQYDQLQFDFEQRGGYTYQADIKSILNGFNFPQPTWSKQIASLSGGEKTRLAFVKLLLRKPPLLLLDEPTNYLDIDTLDWLENYLKGYSGAILTVSHDQYFLDHLANQIFELRFGKLTTFKGNYSDYLAQRQLRDQQQEQAYEKQQEQIKKDEEFIQKNIVRATTTKRAQSRRKQLAKIDRINPPKHQSKVRINFQSERPSGKEVLILNNLTIGYPTKTMVKNISLQVNKGDRVAVIGQNGIGKSTLLKTVMHDLKPKVGSIKYGSSLDIGYYDQELQQLDSSKTVLDTIWDRHKTMPERDVRSVLASFLFTAQDIDKTVGQLSGGQKARLTLTVLSLEHNNFLLMDEPTNHLDIEAKEVLEQALQKFDGTLLFVSHDRYFINQLANKIVAVKDGGAKIYEGDYSYYLNEKAKEQLASQQIQNEQEQPVDTSKLNYQQQKQRDSQKRKLERQVEQAEAKIEELEQQQTAVQTEMADPEIATDFGKLGPLQEKLSAVQTELDQANQLWETALTELDEF
- a CDS encoding type II toxin-antitoxin system Phd/YefM family antitoxin — its product is MVLASRINVPLTSISEIKKAPMTAFSLSKKTQEPVYVLNNNKEVGVVLDIDQYNSIVDFIEKAQAIIDNVAEDAYQEKIEQRINSDKDSNLSNEEVLGKNWRKNLEQIPDEWD
- a CDS encoding ABC transporter ATP-binding protein, which codes for MLEIKQIKKSFGRKQVLQDVTLSAQAGELIHISGINGSGKSTIFKIVTGLLKPDSGTVKLGQNDVIGALIENPGFLEYESAMTNLQFLANLNHNFNEAKVSELLQYFELDPADNQAIAKYSVGMRQKVGIIQAVMEDQNIILLDEPTRGIDQASIRQFANLLIKLKQENKTVIVASHDRIAEIKYDRRLNLQGGVLSDEDE
- a CDS encoding DUF3021 domain-containing protein, whose protein sequence is MKQKIINILVNGTTGIGFGSFSYLLILLFKIQSAFPTAKNIISIWIMSFLIGLLTHLFSQGITIKTLLIHFSATFALVVAMIAYNGWITSPTNILTFGGAFFAIYLLIWAIVIFFERLSINKINRKLAEKQRTTNN
- the groL gene encoding chaperonin GroEL (60 kDa chaperone family; promotes refolding of misfolded polypeptides especially under stressful conditions; forms two stacked rings of heptamers to form a barrel-shaped 14mer; ends can be capped by GroES; misfolded proteins enter the barrel where they are refolded when GroES binds), yielding MAKDIKFSEKARRSLLKGVDKLADTVKTTIGPKGRNVVLEQSYGNPDITNDGVTIAKSIELKDHYENMGAKLVAEAAQKTNDIAGDGTTTAVVLTQAIVREGMKNVTAGANPVGVRRGIEKATSAVVDELHKLSHDVSSKDQIAQVASVSSASTEVGDLIAEAMEKVGNDGVITIEDSRGIETELSVVEGMQFDHGYLSQYMVTDNDKMEADLDNPYVLITDKNISNIQDILPLLQEIVQQGKSLLIIADDVSGEALPTLVLNKVRGTFNVVAVKAPGFGDQRKEQLQDIAALTGGTVITDDLGLDLKDTKIEQLGQARRITVTKDSTTIVDGSGAADAIKDREDSIRKQIEESTSDFDKKKLQERLAKLTGGVAVIHVGAATETELKERRYRIEDALNSTRAAVDEGYVAGGGTALVDVKGAVKDLKGDTPDEQTGINIVLTALTAPVRQIAENAGEDGSVILNKLEEQDNEIGYNAADGAWENMVEAGIIDPTKVTRTALQNAASIAALLLTTEAVVADIPEDKPAADPNAAAAGAPGMM
- a CDS encoding helix-turn-helix transcriptional regulator, with the protein product MEDFGQTFRKLRTSLSISQTDLAKGIFDRSRLSRIESGVSYPSQQVASMLISRLGVSATEFEYIQRNYSASKKEQILYHFFNISSNTEIEKINSLIKECSSIYNDDDIKRIRTVLQAQLLLSQQHNLSKAKKLVQPIWYNYLAKIKTLTIFDIALLNMIAYAFDNKTNIQIITTILNEIDNHYPFLKSLKCNTLINLANIHLDNHDIFLAKKTLTLAAKLAKENNQFEKLLLCKTELAFCDKNLQQTDYYINLLNEIGASDIATVLKQQIKQLSYLFN
- the pcp gene encoding pyroglutamyl-peptidase I — translated: MKILVTGFDPFGEDKINPAIEAVKRLDDEIAGAKIVKLEIPTVFGECAEVVHEAIVKHQPDYVLNIGQAGGRYALTPERVAINFDDGRIKDNKGYQPLATPIHEDGQNAYFTQLPVKAIARAIRGVGVPSVVSTTAGTYVCNHIMYQVQYMIDKEFHGLKAGFIHIPFLPEQVVDRPDTPSLSLADDVKGITAAIEAIVKMDGKEDIASIEGHIA
- the groES gene encoding co-chaperone GroES; its protein translation is MLQPIGDRVIVKVKEEEEKTVGGIVLASNAKEKPTEGEVVAIGQGNFADNGDKIPMTVKKGDVVLYDKYSGTDVKYEGEKYLVLHEKDILAIVE
- a CDS encoding redox-sensing transcriptional repressor Rex; this translates as METIKIPTATAKRLPLYYRYLIILNDSGKEKVSSTELSEAVQVDSASIRRDFSYFGALGKRGYGYDVKSLLTFFKKILNQDTLTNVALVGVGNLGHALLNYNFKRSNNIRISCAFDINEKITGKILSGVPVYGMSELTKQLSDQQISIAILTVPANTAQKTADEMIESGIKGIMNFTPIRLSAPSGVRIQNVDLATELQTLIYFLDADKADEDK
- a CDS encoding LytTR family DNA-binding domain-containing protein codes for the protein MKLIFETNPEIDPQEPTIIIQAAKQTDKAAAIMAALEHFQAEKSDIIPVKTSQQLNMVKTKSIILVDLVDNLLVIYTVDGILKTKETLVSFHQKLTPKHFLQVSRHAIINVDYLLALEDSFSGNLTAKLAHQLTTSVSRKYVKDLMHFLGI
- a CDS encoding addiction module toxin RelE, encoding MYQLSWFKEAVTEYQKLDGSQKLQIKKGIARITERGMQAGKLLAKKKYDLSMCREIKMRRLGLRIVFKQNNQAIQIIDIVCVGKRSDEAVYEQAAKLLGLLP